Part of the Leptolyngbya sp. BL0902 genome, CGGCTGGCCATGCGCGACACCCCAATGGCCAGGGTAATCGTCACCACGGCGGGCAAGCCTTCGGGGATGGCACTCACCGCTAGGGCCACCGCCGCCTCAAACATCTCCAGGGGAGAATTGCCCCAACCCAGCCCCACGGCAAAGGTGACTGCCGCCACGGAGAGGATGGCATAGAGCAGGGTTTTGCTGAAGCGGTCAAACTTGCGCGTCAGGGGCGTCACCAAACTGCCCCCCGCCTCCATCAGTTTGGAAATGCGCCCGGTTTCCGTATTCAACCCGGTGGCGACGACGATGCCTTCCCCCTGGCCAAAGGTGACGAAACTACCCGCATAGGCCATGTTGTGACGGTCGGCCAAACTCGTATCAGCGGGAAGGGTCTCCAAATCCGGCTGCTTTTCCACCGCCACGGATTCCCCCGTTAGGGCAGATTCATTAATTTGCAGCGTCCGCCCCCGCAGCAATCGCAAATCAGCGGGCACCTTATCGCCAGAGTTCAGCAGCACAATATCCCCCGGAACCAGGTCGCGGGAGGACACTTGCTTGGTCTGGCCATCCCGCCGTACCATGGCCTCGGTTTCCACCGCCGCCGCCAGGGCTGCAATGGCGCTTTCCGCCTTCGATTCCTGAACAAAGCCGATAATGGCGTTGATCACCGTGACGCCCCAAATCACCCCGGCATTCGTCCACGACCCCAGCAGCGCCTTGATTAACCCCGCCACCAGCAGAATGTAGAGCAACGGCTGATTGAACTGGAGCAGGAACAAAATAATCGGGTGCTTGCCCTTTTTGCCTTTAATTTCGTTGGGGCCGTAGCGATCTAATCGGGCATGGCTCTCCTTCTTCGAGAGCCCCTGATCGGGATCGACCCCCAACTGCTGAATCACCACCTGGGCCGACACATGGTGCCACGCCAACTCCTCTGCACCGGGCTGAGGGGACGTGGGCTGGGATGGGGAAAGGGACTGCGCCATGGCACATCCTCCTTGAACTAACAAACCATTGGGGAAGGGATTTACGGGAGCATGACCTTGCGATAGGGGCTATATCAACGCGCACCTTTGCCCTTCCCGGCACTGGTTCCATACTACACGGCACCCTGAAGCAAGCGGCTTTGGCACGGACGTTTGAGAGGGGCACCGTCGGAATCATCTCCGTTCTCACCCATCCTGCCCAACACCCCGAGGCTGATCCACTGACCGTCGCGAGGGTGTCTTGGGTTGAGGCTGGTTTTCTCATACTGAATCCGGCTTGCTTCCCCCAGGGTGGGCTGACCGGGCCTCAGGCCACGGAGCTTAACCCGCACTGAGGTTCCCCTAAGGTTTATCGAAGTGGAAATCGGGGTTTTCGAGATCTGATTTGGTATCAGACCTCCATGCGTCCCTGGCAGCGGGGACAAAGGCCGTAGACGGTAAACTGTCCATCTAGCAGCGCAAAACCACGATTTCGGGTTTCTCGAGCAGTGACTTCGGTGATAGCGTCGTCTTCAAATTCCTGCACATCGCCGCACTGCACACAAACCAGGTGGTGATGCTGTTCCCAAATGGGGCTTTTGAGTTCGTAGTATTTGCGCCCTTCTGCCAGTTCTAGCTCTTGCAAAAGGCCTAATTTCACCATCACATGTAGTGCGCGATACACGGTAGACACGCTAATTTTTTCGCCCTGCTCCCCAAGGTACTGATAAATTTCTTCGGCACTAAGATGATGGCAGTTAGCCTTTTCTTTGAACAGGGTGAGAATTTTTTGTCGCTGCACCGTCAGCCGAAAGCCTTCCCGATTTAGGGTTTCTTTCAACAGTCCAGGGCTAATCATCGCCTGGGAGTCTGGGGTGTCTGGTAGTGGTGTGTCGTGCTCACCCATTCTGACCTCTAGCATGGATACCCTGCGCTACGTTTGTAAAAGCTTGTCCTTTAGAACAATTTGGGAAGGACATAGAGTTGAAGATGGAATCGTTATTGAAAATGATTTTCGATATTTAGATAACGATATTTTAAGTTTGCTTTCCGCGAGTGAAGTGGTTATTGAAAATCATTTTCGCTAGGCAAAAATATCGCTTTCATGGCATCGTTCTCCTTGTGTTTAATCAGTAAAGAAACTATCATCAAAGGCCATGGACGATGGTTCAACCGTCATCATGACCTGATGCCACGGTTGACAACATGACCGCTGGAATGGGCCAAAAACGCCAATTTTGAAGGAGAGTGCTATGCCTATCACCGAAACCTTGCTGCAATCCTACGGAGAGGTTGTGGATAACTGCATTGGGCTGGAAAAATCGGTGACGGAGCCGATTATTGAGGGACTGGGCACCGTCTACGCCAGCTTTATGGCGCTGTATATGCAGTACCAAAAACACCATTTTGTGGTGGAAGGTTCGGAGTATTACATGCTCCACGACTTTTTCTCGGAGAGCTACGAGGCCGTCCAAGATCATGCCCATGAGGTGGGTGAGCGGCTGCACGGGCTGGGTGGCGTTCCTGCCGGACGGCTGACCACCCTGGCCAACCTCTGCGCCTTCGAGCCGGAGGGGGATGATGTCTACCGCTGCCGGGTGATGATTGCCAACGACATGAAGGCCGAACAGGCCATGATTGAGCTGATTCGTCGGCTGGCGTCCCAGGCTGAAAGTATGGGCGACCGCGCCACCCGCCACCTCTACGAGCAAATTTTGCTGAAAACCGAGGAACGGGCCTATCACCTGGAGCACTTCCTCACCCCCGACAGCCTGAAGCTGGCTTGGTAAGGCAAGTTCGCTCGATAAGACCATTGGTCTACGCCGTTTTGTCGTCAGCTTAGACGCTACGGCTCTGAGATCCATAGCGATGGGATCCCTAGCACTGAACGGCTTTGGGTGAAATGAATCCATCCGGCCCATCATTGAACGTGGGCCAAAAGTGCGATTGCACGGTCGGGGGTGACTCGGCTGTGCATTTTTTTCTGGGGCATCACCCGCAGGTTTGGCCCCTGTTTACAGGCTCCCATGCAGCCCGTGCCTTCTACGGTGATGTGCCGCAAATCGGGGTTGCCCTCCACTTCACCCTGAAGCGCTTGCAGGATGTGCTGTCCGCCCTGCCGAAAACATTTGCCCTTGCGGCACACCTGAATGCAGGCAGGTTTGGTGGCAGCGGGTTTTGGACAAGTCTTTCCATTGGTCTCGACCGCTTTTCTGGCCACCGTAGCAGCCTCAGCCAGGGCGTCTTTCAGGGCTTGGGGCACCTCGGTTTCGGGCCAGGGGATGAGGTTTAAGCCCCGCCAGCGGTCGTCGTCGCGGTAGGCCCACACCTGCACCCAGGCACCGGGTTGCAGTTCGCGCACCAGCATCGGACGCAGATACTTGGGCAGCTTAACCGCTACCTCTCCCTCGGCGGCGTGGAGGATCAGCCCCTTAAGTTTGCCCTTGGCCGACCGCATTGGCCCAGTGTATTGCCCCCGTAGCACCTGACCCTGGGGACTAGAGCTAGGTTGGGAAAGACCTGGTTGAGGCGCAGGGGCCACCACCATAGCCGAAGCAGACCGAGAAAATCGAGAGGATTCGTCACGCATTATTTAGCAATCCTTTGCTGCCAGCAGCGATTGAGGTGGGCGGCGAGATCGGCCTTGGGGGCGGTTTGGGTTTTGACGACGCTCCAAATTTGAGCCAGGGCCAGGGGCGTTTCGGCGGAGACCCGCAGGGGTTGATGCACCCCGCACTGGCAGGGAATGGCGAGGGTTTGCAAACGGCGGTAGACCTCCCAAGTGGCGACCCGGTCGAGGTCGAGGGGAAGGGTTAGCGCGGAGGATGGGCCAATGAGGACAGGGGAAGAAGAGAGCGGCATAGCCAGGGGAATGAGAGACCTTTGGTATGGGGGACGACCAGGGCAAAACCCACCGCTGGCCCACGATCCTCTTGCCATTGGTTCTGAATAAAGGATGCCTGGGTGCCTCAACCAAAGGGCTGGCGTGACTCCCAAAGAGGGCTCAAGTTCTCTGCTAGCAAACGCTTGAGAGGTCTACAGCGCTGTGCTAGAGCATTTGAGGAACCATCCTTAATGAAGATCGTTTCCACTAAGATAACCAACCCCTGAGTTTAATGCAATAGACTTTCAATAAGGAGATTCTGTGAAAGCTGGAAAACCCTTGTATATGAATCAATTCAAGCTTTAACCTGAAATTAACTCTCAATGAAAAAATGCAGCAGCTTAGACTAACTTTCGATAAGCCCAGTTCTTAGCCCCCCTACTCCGACTCCTACAACGTCTGAAGTGTGACCAGTCTGTCCTCGGTGAGCGGCGTGGGGGTGAGGCTGTAGAGAATGCCATCGGCCACGGATACCAGGTTGAGGTAGTAGGGATCCTCCCCTGCCTTAGCTACTCGATAAATCCGCACGCCCGTTTCGGTAGAGAGCACTTCCCCCGTGATGTTGCTGAGGGTGTAGCCCTGGGCTTCCAAATTGTCTTGAAGGGATCGTGCTGCGCCGCGCCAGCCGCCTTCTACGGGGCTAGTCCAGCAGGCTTCACCACCGCAGTCGGCCTGTTGCGCCCCCTGGAAGTGGGGAAAATTAGCAAAGGGCTGGGGTTCAGGAGCGGTGGTGTCTGCTGCGATGGTTTCCGCGATGGGTTCCGGTGCTGGATCCGCCGCAATCGGTTCTGGGACAGGTGACTCAGGGGCAGCGGTTACGGGAGGTTCAACAGCCGCAGGGGCCACCTCCGAAATGGCTTCCGGGACAGGTTGTGGACTGGGGGGAATGACCCTCGGTGCTGGATCCACCGCTACCGCAGCGGGCATTGTTTCGGGAGGAGAAACAACCGGAAGGGGTAGCTCTGGTTCCGCTTGGTCTGGACGGGTTGGCAGTACGGCCACATCCATCGTCACCGTGGGCGGTTCTTCGAGGGCTGCGAGATCTTCGGTTTCGGGGGTGCTAGACGACCAGGGTAAACCCAGTAATACCCCATGGGCACCCAAGGATGCCGCCAAACACAGCCCTCCTAGCCAAGGCTTGAGCTTGGCCAGCCCCAATGGTCGGCCTGAGGTGCGTGGAATGGGGGTGGAATGGGTGGAAACCTGTAGAGTCATTATCGCAAGACTTTGGCAGTAGTTTTGGCTAGATAACGGGATCAGTTCACCATTAGCTTACGCCAAATCACCTGATCAATCTATGAGTTTACAGGGAAATTAAGGATTTCCAAGCCCGTCAGGCGGCGATATTGCGCCTATGCCAGTTGCCACTCGCCGCCACCTATACGGGGATGATTTTTTAATTTGTTGGGAAACTATGTCAATAAGCGCTACAATGCAGTCGAAGTTGACGCCCGGAGACATTCCTCTGAGGGCGCTTTGAAGGTTTGAGGTATTCGACGTGTCAAGCAAATTAGGACGACGTGCATTTTTAGGGGCCGGAGCCGCCGCTACCGCCATCGCAGTGGGAGGCTTAAAATCACAATCTGCCCAGGCTCAGTTTCCGTGGTTCCGCAATCGAGGTCAGGTTGTTAATCTCTACTCGTCGCGCCACTACGACACCGACGAACAGCTCTACGACGGCTTTCGACAGGCCACTGGAATCCGAGTCAACGTGGTGGAAGCTGAGGCTGATCAGCTCATTGAGCGCATTAGAAGCGAAGGCCAAAATAGCCCTGCCGACCTCTTGATGACTGTCGATGCAGGTCGTCTATGGCGGGCAGAACAGGAAGGTCTATTCCAGGCGGTCAACTCCTCGGTGCTGACGGGGGCCATTCCTGACCACCTGCGCCACCCCGATGGGCAATGGTTTGGCCTGACCCAACGGGCTAGAGTGCTGATGTACCACAAAGATCGGGTTAACCCCTCAGAACTGTCTTCCTACGAAGATCTCGTTGATCCCAAGTGGCGGGGACGCATCCTCACCCGGAGTTCCACCAACATTTACAGCCAGTCTTTGGTCGGGTCTCTGATTGCCGCCCATGGCTCCGAGGAAACCGAAACTTGGGCGCGGGGCTTGGTGGCCAACCTAGCCCGCGATCCCCAGGGGGGCGACACCGACCAAATCAGAGCCGTGGCGGCTGGTTTGGGGGATGTGGCTATCTCCAACACCTACTACCTGGCTCGGCTGATTAAGTCGGATAACGCCGCAGATCGGGCCGTGGCCGAAGCGATTGGCGTGTTCTTCCCCAACCAAAATGACCGGGGCACCCACGTCAATATCAGTGGAGCTGGAGTGCTACGCAGCGCCCCCAACGCCGCCGCCGCCATTCAGTTTCTAGAGTACTTGGTGAGCCCAGAGGCTCAGCGCATCTTCGCTGAAAGCAACAACGAGTACCCCGTGGTAGAAGGCGTCGCCATCGACTCCGTAGTGGCCAGCTTTGGCGAGTTCAGGGCCGATCCCCTCAATGCCGCCGTCTTTGGCCGCAATAATCCCGAAGCTCTTCGCATTACCGACCGCGCTGGCTGGAAGTAATTCCACGCCCGCCACAGACGGCCCGCTCCCCACCCGTCAAACCGTAGGGGCGAGGAAACCTCGCCCTGCCAGATGTCTACCTGTGGGCAGCATCAGGGTTGCGTCCTGTCTTAAATCAGCGAAGATGGGAAGCGACGCATCTTGTATTAACCCCATGGCCGAGGCTCTGAAACTAGCGGTAAACGGCACCCTCATGCGGGGGCTAGAACTCAACCCCAACCTGATCCAGGCTGGGGCTGAGTTTTTGTATGAAGCTACAACCACGCCCAACTATCGCCTATGGTCGATTCAAGATCGGCATCCGGCCATGGTGCGCGTGGCTGAAGACGGTGTAGCCGTAGCCCTAGAGGTCTGGCAAATGTCCGCTGGGGGGTTGGTGCAGGTGCTCTTGCAAGAACCGCCCGGATTGTCTATCGGCAAAGTTACCCTCAGCACAGGGGAAACGGTGTTGGGGGTGCTGGGGGAACCGATCCTCTGCGAAGGCCAGCGGGAAATTTCCGAATTCGGCGGCTGGCGGGCCTATAGGGCGCAGTCTGCCCACCCATAATAGGGGGCTCTCCGGCAGAGTATCCTGCCAGCGGCGGAAATGTTAGGGCCACCGTCAGATTGTGAGGGGGGATACGGCCAGGTCACAGTGCCTCTGCTAGGGTAGGGTAAATCCGTAAATTCCACATTTCACATTTCACTTTATTACGTTCCCTCCCAGAGATAGAAAAAACAAAAAAGAGGGCACTATAACAATGGTTGACCTTATCACTCCAGGAAATGCAGGTCATGGAAATTCCCCAAGCTATCATTGACGATCTGATTTTGACCCTCCACCAGTCCCAGCGATCTACGGTATTGATCGGCGGCACCAGCGGTCAAGCAGCCAATGACGTCAACCTCCACAATCAGAGCCGTCGCCATCGTCAGCAGCAACAGGCCATTGCCTCGGTCATTGGCACCGTGATGGAGTTTGCCAGCGACGATGTCAAAGCCCGGTTGGCCTCCAGCTACCAGCAATCGCCCAGCTTGCCCAAACCCCAATAGGCCCAATCAATCCGTTTTTTGCTCGACCCCAAACCCCACCAGCACCAGGGTATCGAGGGGTTGTCCAGGCTCAGGATGCTGATAGTTGAGAATGCGACGAATCCGCATCTTGGGATTAACCAACACAATGGAATCCACGGAAACTACGCGGGTGTAGGGCGTAGTCATCAAGAGTTCGCGGTTGCTGGGGTCGTAGCGAAAGCTCGACACAATGGGACGGGCTTCCTCGTAGGCTCGATCTCGCAGGTAGTCTCCGGTGATGATGCCATGGGTCTGTTGTTTGGGCACAAACAGCGCCCGCAGCTCCTGGGAAACCTTTTCGCCCTTATCAGAAACCGTGTGAAAGACCAGGTTGAACCCCGGTAGGCCATCGAGGTTGTCTGGAACGGCGTAGGCGTTGTCGGCCAAGACTTGGCGCTTTAGATCAGGGGAGATGGCCTCTACCTGAAAATCGGTGTGGGAACGCTCAACCTCCTGGTGGGTGAGGTAGTGGTAGGTGCGCTCAATCGACCAATGGCCAATGCAGCACTCAAAAAAATAGTGAATGTCCGAAAGATTCATTGCCATTGGCGACCTAAAAACCTCAGTATTCAGCCTCCCTTATCGTAACCCTAGCGCGAAACAGCCACGATTCAGCCATCGGTGCATAGCGCCTAGATCCGGGTTGACCAGGAAAACTGGCTAGATCCCATAGCGGTCGAAGGGGCCAGAGACCTAACCCCTAGGTGAATCCAATGCTGTAGAGGCGCAGTTTTCGCGCCCGCCACAGAATCCTGGGTTAGTCAGGCAGGTCTAGTCCCCATTGTTAGGAATTGCAGGTAGCCATGGCCATTGAGTAAAAATGCTTACAGATTATCCTAGCCAGGGGCGTACAATCAGCCCCAACACTGGGTGTACCGGATCGCGCTCCACCTTGCCGACCCGCATCACCATGGCTATAGTGAAGAGAGAAAAATATTAAGAAACGTAAATTAAAGTCTCATTTTTTGTCGATTGCTTGACCTCAGCTTTTCCTAGCCCTGCTCCCATTGTGGATGTTGCCCTATGCCCTTCTCCGCTGAAACTGCCCGCATTCTTGCTGAGCCCCTCGTCACAGCATTCTTTCAGGAAACGGCGGGGGAGTGGCGGTCAGAGCGCCGTTACTACACCCTCAGCAGCGGCGAAACCCAGGAGGTAATCAGCCAAATCACCATTGATTTTTTGGAGCCGGGGCATCCCCAACTGCTGCACCTCGCCGATCTGCACCAGATCGGCCCCAACACGCCGCTCATTTGTGGCACCGCCGTATCCTGGGAAAGTAACTATGTGGGCACAGGCAAAAAGCCTGTCAAGGGCAGCACCCTGTTTGGTGTGCGCGGCACCACACTGTATCGAGATCGGGGCTTTGCCACTAGCAAACCCGTCACCGCCCAATACACCTTCCGCGATAACCGCACCCTGCAACTCAAAACCCAGTACAACGGATCCTCCTTTGAAGAAGAAATTCGGCTGATTGGCCAACGCTACCGCACTCGGCAAACGGTGATCTCCCGCGCCGGAGAAGAACTGATGATTGGCCAATACCTCGAAACCCGCTGTTAGGGATTCTGCACTAATTCTGCTACCCACGGGAGGAGGGAGGAACTGTAGCGCGGCGGGAACGTTGGGTGAGCAATCCGTGGCGGGGGCTGAGGAAAAATGCTAGGACAAAGAACCCAGAGGCCACCAGCACAATGGCGGGGCCAGAGGGTAGGTTGAAATAGTAGCTGAGGTACATGCCGCTAAGGCTGGAAATGACGCCAATGCCTGCCCCCAGCGCCATGACCTGATGCATCCGGGGCACCAGCAGGTAGGCCGTTGCGCCAGGGGTAATCAACAGCGCTAGGACGAGGATTACCCCCACCACTTTCATGCTGGCCACCACGGTGAGGGCAATCAGCACCATGAGGCCAAGGTTGAGCCGCCCCACGGGCAAGCCACTGGCCTGGGCACCGAGGGGGTCGAAGCTATAGAACAGTAATTCTTTATAGAACAAAGCCACCGCCAACAGCACTAAGGCGGCAATGATGGCGGTATCTCGCACATCGCCGGGGGTAACGCCGAGAATGTTGCCAAAGAGAAAGTGATTCAGGTCGATTTTGTTGTCTTTTTGAATCGTCGTAATTAACGTAATGCCGAGGGCAAAAAAGGCCGAAAAGACAATGCCCATGGCGGCATCTTCTTTGATGGGCGACCGTCGATGAATCCAGGCGATCAGCACCGTGCTAATCACCCCGGCGATGAACGCCCCCGCAAAGATATTCACCCCCAGCCAAAAGGCCAAGGCCAGACCGGGCAACACCGAATGGCTAATGGCATCCCCCAGCAGGGCGAGGCGCTGCACCATTAGGTAGCTGCCCACCACCGAGCAAATGATGCCCACCATCACCGCCACCGCGAGGGATCGCTGCATGAAGGCGAATTGCAGCGGCTCGTAGAACCAATTCAGCAGGGCCAAACTGGGCCACAACGTAGGGGATAACACCGAGCTAGGCGGCATGGCCAAAGAAACCAATGTGGCCCCCGTAGGCGCGGGTCATGTTGTCACGGGTGAGCACCCACTCGCGGGGGCCAGCGGCAATGAGTTCTTTATTTAAGAGAATAATCTGATCAAAATTGGTGATGGATTCGCCCAAATCGTGGTTTACCACCAGGACGGTTTTTCCGGCATTGGCCAGCTCATGGAAAATCTGAAAAATCACCGCCTCAGTTTTTTGATCCACCCCCACAAAGGGTTCATCAAAACAGAAGATTTCCGCTTCCTGGGCCAGGGCACGGGCCAAAAATACCCGCTGCTGCTGTCCACCCGAGAGGGCACCGATGGGGCGATCTTGAAAGTCCAGCATCCCCACCCGATCCAGAGCATCCCTTGCGATTTGGCGACTGGTGGCCGAAAACCGATGCAGCCAGCCCGTTTTTTTCACGCGGCCCATCATCACCACATCCCACACCGTGGCCGGAAACGTCCAGTCAATCTGGGAGCGCTGGGGCACGTAGGCCACCCGATCCAGTTGGTGCGCCAGAAGATCATCGCCGTAGGTCACGCGCCCCGTCACCGTCGGAATCAGCCCCAGCATCGCCTTCATCAGCGTGCTTTTGCCTGCACCGTTGGGGCCAAAGACACCCACCAGCCGACCGGGCCGCACCGTGAGGTTAATGTTCCGCAACGCCTGGGTATCGCGGTAGTTCACCGTGAGGTGATCCACGGTGATTTTGGGGGCGTTTTGGGCGTCGCCGTTGGGGATGCGAGGGGAACGGGGTGCCATAAAAATCTCCAAAGATCGCCGAGTCTGGATGGCCCTCTCCCCCAGCCCCTCTCCTTCCTGGGAGAGGGGAGCTAGAAGCTTTTAAAGTTCCTTTTCCTTAGGGAGAGGGATTTAGGGTGAGGGGACAGAAAGGGAAGCTTTCAAAAATGAAACGATTATGAAAGATAGTGTACCGTAAAAATGAAAGGATTATGAAATGTAGCCCATGCAACGAATTGTTAACCTCTCCCAATCTCCACGCTATCGATCCCTGGCCCTGTTGTTATCGGTCGTTGGGGCAGGATTGATGGGCTGCGACTCCGCCGAGCGAGGGAATGTCGCCGCTGGGGATGACTCCGGCAGACCTGCTGTAGTCGCGACGAGTACGATCATTGCCGACTGGGCTGATCAGATTGGCGGCGACCAGATTGAACTGACCAGCATCCTCCAGCCCGGTGCCGATCCCCATGTGTATGAGCCTGTGCCCGCCGACAGCATTGCCTTTGAGCGGGCCGATTTGATTCTCTACAACGGCTACAACCTAGAGCCGGGTCTGATTCGGCTGCTGAATGCGGCGGGGGCCAATGCCCAACGACTGGCCGTGGGCGAAGTGGTGCCGCCCCTGGATTTGGAAGACAACGGCAGTACCGTCCCCGACCCCCACGTGTGGGGCGATGTTAGCAACGCCGTGCCCATGGTGGAGGCGATTCGGGATGCGCTGATCGAGTTACATCCCGACCAGGCGGAAACCTTCCGGGCGAATGCCGCCGCCTATATCGAAGAACTGAACCAACTGCACGACTGGATTGGAACCCAAACTGCCACCATTCCCTCGGCCCAACGCCAGCTCGTCACCACCCACGACGCCTTTCAGTACTACGCCAACGCCTACGGCCTGACCGTAGCTGGAACCCTGATCGGCCTCAGCACCGAGGAGCAGCCCAGCGCCCAAACGGTGCAGCAGTTGGTGACGGTGATTCGCAACCTGGGCGTACCCGCCATCTTTGCCGAAACCACCATCAACCCCCAATTAATCCGCACCGTAGCCCAGGAGGCCGGAGTCACCCTAGCCGATCAAGAACTCTACGCCGACTCCATCGGTGAACCGGGCAGCGAGGGCGACAGCTATCTACGCATGATGGCCGCCAATACCCGGGCCATTGTCACCAACCTAGGCGGCACGGTGACGGAACCGTAGCCCTGCATCAGTCCCCATGGCCCCTGTCTCTACTGCGAGATAGAGATGTTTTTAGGAAACGTAAACTAAAGTGAAGACAGTCTCGCCGCCGTCGCCTAGTTTAGCCATCTCCCCTGCGGTGGGAGAGGCCCACTGAAGCCAGGACGGCGGGGATTCGTGGTCAGACGCAGTTGGCTAGAGGATGATCGTCGGTATGGCTACAGATATCAAGGACAACGGGCATCCCAGGCGATGGCGAAATGAGTCCCATCGGCCCTGGCTCGGTAGTATTTTGTTAGTGGCCTTGGCCCTACTGGGTAGCGGCTGTCGGGGTTGGCAAGAACCTACGGCCCTGGCCCAACCCCAGCCATCAACCGAGGAGGCTGGCCCGATTGTGGTGGATGTAGCCACCGCCCAAGCCGCCGCCGCCGAAGCCCGCAGCTACACGGGTAGCACCCAGCCCGTTCGTCAGGTGTCTTTGCGTTCCCAGGCGGAGGGGAGTTTGCTCAACCTCAGCTACAACGTGGGCGACACGGTGGCCCAGGGGCAAGTGGTGGGCACCCTAGAACAAACCCTGCTGCAAACCGCCGTGGGCGAGGCCGAAGCGGAACTGGCGGCGCGGCAGTTTGAAGTTACCCGCGCCGAGGCGGAACTGGCAGACATTCGCACCCGCATCAACCAGGCCAACCTCGACCTTCAACAGGCCCGCAACGATGCCCAACGCCTGCGCACCCTCGCCAACGAGGGAGCCATCGCCGAACAAACCGCCGAACAGGCCGAAACCACCCTGGGCGGTGCCCAACAGGCGCTTACCTCCGCCCAGGAACAGGTGCGCACCCGTGAGCAATCCGTGGCGGCGGCAAGGCAGCGGGTGGTGGCCCAGCAGGCCATTGTGCAAGAAACCCGCCAGCGCCTGTCCTTTGCCAACCTCACCGCCCCCCTCAGCGGCGTGGTGCTAGAGCGGGTGGTGGAACCGGGGGATTTGGTGCGCCCCGGAGAAGCGGTGCTGACCTTGGGCGACCTCTCCGAGGTGGTGGTGGTGATTGAGGTGGCCGACCGCAACCTCAGCGATGTTCGCCTGGGCCAATCCGCCACCGTGACTATCGACGCCCTGCCGGGGGAAACCTTCCGAGGCCAAGTGACGCGCATTTCGCCCCTGGCCGACCGTACCTCTCGCCTAGTGCCCGTAGAAATTACCCTGCCTAACCCCGGTAGCCGCATCGGTAGCGGTCTGCTGGCCAGGGTGACGGGGCTAGGAACGACCACCAACGCTGTTTTGGTACCCGAAAGCGCCCTCTCCGTGGGCGAGGGGGGAGGCCAGGGTGGCCGACCCGGTGGTGGGCCAGGTAGCGCTCCATCGGGAGGGGGAAACAACGGTCAAGCCACTGGCCAAGGCGGTGCCCCAGGAAACCAAATCTTTGTCCTCCAGCCCCAGGGTGATGTCTTCGTTGCGGCCCCTCGTTCGGTGCAAATCGGTGAACGCAGCGACGGCCAAGTGACGGTTCTGGCTGGGCTTTCTCCCGGAGATCGTTATATTGTCCGTAGTGGCCAACCCATTACCCCAGGGGCCACCGTGCAGCCCAGTTTGCTATCGGATTAGGATGCTCCAAGCTAGGGCAGGCGTCCGGCCTGTCAGCCTTGAAGCCCTGCTTCTACCTGAGATTCTGGAATCCTATCGCGGGCCTTGCCCACCCTACCATTCACCCGACTCCTGACTCCCGACTTCTCACGACCCCATTCCCATGACTCAATCTCCCCTTTCTCCCCAACGCTTTAGCATCAGCGGCTTGGCGATTCGGCGGCACATTGGCACCCTGATGCTAGGTCTGACGGTGTTTGTGATGGGCTTTTTCATCAC contains:
- a CDS encoding metal ABC transporter ATP-binding protein codes for the protein MAPRSPRIPNGDAQNAPKITVDHLTVNYRDTQALRNINLTVRPGRLVGVFGPNGAGKSTLMKAMLGLIPTVTGRVTYGDDLLAHQLDRVAYVPQRSQIDWTFPATVWDVVMMGRVKKTGWLHRFSATSRQIARDALDRVGMLDFQDRPIGALSGGQQQRVFLARALAQEAEIFCFDEPFVGVDQKTEAVIFQIFHELANAGKTVLVVNHDLGESITNFDQIILLNKELIAAGPREWVLTRDNMTRAYGGHIGFFGHAA
- a CDS encoding efflux RND transporter periplasmic adaptor subunit, with amino-acid sequence MATDIKDNGHPRRWRNESHRPWLGSILLVALALLGSGCRGWQEPTALAQPQPSTEEAGPIVVDVATAQAAAAEARSYTGSTQPVRQVSLRSQAEGSLLNLSYNVGDTVAQGQVVGTLEQTLLQTAVGEAEAELAARQFEVTRAEAELADIRTRINQANLDLQQARNDAQRLRTLANEGAIAEQTAEQAETTLGGAQQALTSAQEQVRTREQSVAAARQRVVAQQAIVQETRQRLSFANLTAPLSGVVLERVVEPGDLVRPGEAVLTLGDLSEVVVVIEVADRNLSDVRLGQSATVTIDALPGETFRGQVTRISPLADRTSRLVPVEITLPNPGSRIGSGLLARVTGLGTTTNAVLVPESALSVGEGGGQGGRPGGGPGSAPSGGGNNGQATGQGGAPGNQIFVLQPQGDVFVAAPRSVQIGERSDGQVTVLAGLSPGDRYIVRSGQPITPGATVQPSLLSD
- a CDS encoding metal ABC transporter solute-binding protein, Zn/Mn family: MQRIVNLSQSPRYRSLALLLSVVGAGLMGCDSAERGNVAAGDDSGRPAVVATSTIIADWADQIGGDQIELTSILQPGADPHVYEPVPADSIAFERADLILYNGYNLEPGLIRLLNAAGANAQRLAVGEVVPPLDLEDNGSTVPDPHVWGDVSNAVPMVEAIRDALIELHPDQAETFRANAAAYIEELNQLHDWIGTQTATIPSAQRQLVTTHDAFQYYANAYGLTVAGTLIGLSTEEQPSAQTVQQLVTVIRNLGVPAIFAETTINPQLIRTVAQEAGVTLADQELYADSIGEPGSEGDSYLRMMAANTRAIVTNLGGTVTEP